The Rissa tridactyla isolate bRisTri1 chromosome 6, bRisTri1.patW.cur.20221130, whole genome shotgun sequence genome includes a region encoding these proteins:
- the MFSD13A gene encoding transmembrane protein 180, which produces MGLRPLACLFHLPTAVIYGSLSLFVSILHNVFLLYYVDTFVSVYKIDKLSFWIGETVFLIWNSLNDPLFGWLSDRVFLSTQQPGAEISSPEVVLKRLRALSHNGPLFAISFLAFWVAWAHPGLQFLLCLCMYDSFLTMVDLHHNALLADLAVSAKDRTSLNFYCSLFSAIGSLSVFMSYAVWNKEDFFSFRIFCIVLALCSIVGFTLSTQLLRQRFEADGKAKWDQESTLKELYIEKLSVPQEQRITLAEYLQQLSRHRNFLWFVCMNLVQVFHCHFNSNFFPLFLEHLLSDKISVSTGSFLLGVSYIAPHLNNLYFLSLCRRCGVYAVVRGLFFLKLALSVVMLLAGPDQVYLLCIFIASNRVFTEGTCKLLNLVVTDLVDEDLVLNRRKQAASALLFGMVALVTKPGQTFAPLIGTWLLCTYTGYDIFQRNPLSNVVSAQPKLESAAALEPTLRQGCFYLLVFVPIVCALLQLLSWSQFSLHGKRLQMVKAQRQNLTQGRAPEVKTI; this is translated from the exons ATGGGGTTGCGACCGTTGGCTTGTCTTTTTCATCTGCCCACTGCAGTGATCTACGGGTCCCTGTCgctgtttgtttccattttgcacaATGTGTTCCTCCTGTACTACGTGGACACCTTTGTCTCTGTTTACAAGATTGATAAACTGTCCTTTTGGATAGGAGAG aCAGTGTTTCTGATCTGGAACAGCCTCAATGACCCTCTGTTTGGTTGGCTGAGTGACCGAGTGTTCCTTAGCACACAGCA GCCAGGAGCAGAGATTTCCTCCCCAGAAGTAGTTCTGAAGAGGCTCAGAGCGCTAAGCCACAATGGCCCCCTCTTTGCCATCTCTTTCCTGGCTTTCTGGGTTGCCTGGGCTCATCCTGgtttgcagttccttctttgccTTTGCATGTACGACAGCTTTCTCACCATGGTTGACCTCCATCACAACGCCTTGCTCGCGGACCTGGCTGTTTCAGCAAAAGACAGGACTAGCCTCAACTTCTACTGCTCCCTCTTCAGTGCCATAGGCTCCCTCTCTGTGTTCATGTCCTACGCGGTGTGGAACAAAGAGGACTTCTTTTCCTTTCGCATATTTTGCATCGTGCTGGCCCTCTGCTCCATTGTTGGTTTTACCCTGTCCACACAGCTGCTCCGCCAGCGGTTTGAGGCTGATGGGAAAGCAAAATGGGACCAAGAATCAACCCTGAAAGA GCTGTACATTGAGAAACTCTCCGTCCCCCAGGAGCAGAGGATCACCCTGGCAGAGTATCTCCAGCAGCTCTCCCGACATCGCAATTTCCTCTGGTTTGTCTGCATGAACCTCGTCCAG GTTTTTCACTGCCACTTTAACAGCAActttttccctctgttcctgGAGCACCTGCTGTCAGACAAGATCTCGGTCTCTACTGGATCCTTCCTGCTCG GTGTTTCCTACATTGCCCCCCATCTCAACAACCTCTACTTCCTGTCCCTCTGCCGCCGCTGTGGGGTTTACGCTGTGGTGCGAGGACTCTTCTTCCTGAAGCTGGCTCTCAGCGTTGTCatgctcctggcaggacccgATCAGGTGTATCTGCTCTGCATCTTCATTGCCAG CAACCGGGTGTTCACAGAAGGGACCTGCAAGTTGCTCAACCTGGTGGTCACCGACTTGGTGGATGAGGATCTAGTCCTGAACCGTAGGAAGCAGGCGGCCTCCGCACTGCTCTTTGGGATGGTGGCTCTGGTCACCAAGCCAGGACAGACCTTCGCCCCTCTGATTggcacctggctgctctgcacgtacACAG GCTACGACATCTTCCAGCGCAACCCCTTGAGCAACGTTGTGAGTGCCCAGCCGAAGCTGGAGTCTGCTGCAGCCTTGGAGCCAACTCTTCGCCAGGGCTGCTTTTACCTCCTCGTCTTTGTACCCATCGTGTGCgcactgctgcagctcctcagctggtCGCAGTTCAGCTTGCATGGGAAACGTCTGCAGATGGTGAAGGCTCAGCGCCAAAACCTGACGCAAGGCCGAGCACCGGAGGTCAAAACAATCTAG
- the C6H10orf95 gene encoding uncharacterized protein C10orf95 homolog, which translates to MYQSGFVPREYYPTVIPPSAYTYPPLRTGRAEDMTSSVMFPPIHVHNFYSRPITFVVDRNGYPDYGGGQVDYHHLYSASNPYYRPYYTWHFPPVVPIPLYNPYANYNPYAAYQRSDQYRDTWPEGFTMRGELQWGKLGKVFGPRKDLPEFLKDDLRRVYGTYPRTNISITYRKGEFLVKGDPKVGEQEYAVEKKVIQQAMTASASEADDSSEDRNRKKKKKLRR; encoded by the coding sequence ATGTACCAGTCTGGCTTTGTGCCACGGGAGTACTACCCAACTGTGATCCCACCTTCTGCCTACACCTACCCACCGCTGCGGACTGGGAGAGCGGAAGACATGACCAGCTCTGTGATGTTCCCTCCCATCCACGTGCACAACTTCTACAGCCGACCCATCACCTTTGTGGTGGACCGGAATGGCTACCCTGACTATGGGGGAGGTCAGGTGGATTATCATCATCTCTACAGTGCTTCCAACCCCTACTACCGTCCATACTACACCTGGCACTTCCCTCCTGTGGTTCCCATCCCTCTCTACAATCCCTATGCAAACTACAATCCCTATGCTGCCTACCAGAGGTCAGATCAGTATCGAGACACATGGCCAGAAGGCTTCACAATGAGAGGGGAGCTTCAATGGGGGAAGCTTGGGAAGGTGTTTGGACCAAGGAAAGACCTCCCAGAATTTCTGAAGGATGATCTCCGGAGGGTTTATGGCACCTACCCACGGACCAACATCTCTATAACCTACAGGAAAGGGGAGTTCTTGGTCAAGGGAGACCCCAAGGTAGGAGAACAAGAatatgcagtggaaaaaaaagtcatccagCAAGCTATGACTGCCAGTGCTAGTGAGGCAGATGATAGCAGTGAGGACCGGAACcgtaagaagaaaaagaaactaagaCGTTGA